The Bacteroidales bacterium genome contains a region encoding:
- the pta gene encoding phosphate acetyltransferase, with protein sequence MGLMESIRNKARQAGKTIVLPEGTEERTLKAADFILKEQIAKIILLGDPEKIFELASEWGLENIAKAMIINPKNNPRKQEFADMLFEIRKSKGLTLEQALQLVEDPLYLATLLIKKGEADGEVAGAGNATGDVLRPAFQIVKTLPGISVVSGAFIMIFKEHKHVPDGLLVFADCAVHPDPTDAELAQIAVSTAQTARNIAGIEPRVAMLSFSTKGSAKHPFCDKVISATKIAREMDPTLEIDGEMQSDTAIVESVGMHKAPGSHVAGKANVLIFPDLQSGNIAYKLVQRLAGAEAIGPVLQGLAAPINDLSRGCSVSDIVNLIAITANQAAGVK encoded by the coding sequence ATGGGATTAATGGAAAGCATCCGGAACAAAGCCAGGCAAGCCGGAAAAACGATAGTGCTCCCCGAAGGAACTGAAGAACGAACACTGAAAGCCGCTGATTTTATTCTTAAAGAGCAGATTGCTAAGATAATTTTGCTTGGCGATCCTGAAAAGATTTTTGAACTGGCCAGTGAATGGGGACTGGAAAACATTGCCAAAGCAATGATCATCAATCCCAAAAATAATCCTCGAAAACAGGAATTTGCTGATATGCTTTTCGAAATCCGGAAAAGCAAAGGCCTAACCTTAGAACAAGCTTTACAACTGGTTGAAGATCCGCTCTATCTCGCTACTTTATTGATCAAGAAAGGTGAAGCTGACGGCGAAGTAGCCGGTGCCGGCAATGCTACCGGAGATGTTTTGCGACCAGCCTTCCAGATTGTGAAAACACTTCCTGGCATCAGCGTTGTTTCTGGTGCATTCATAATGATTTTCAAGGAGCATAAGCACGTTCCTGATGGCTTACTGGTTTTTGCCGATTGTGCTGTTCATCCCGATCCAACGGACGCTGAACTCGCACAGATTGCTGTAAGCACGGCACAAACTGCAAGAAATATTGCCGGTATCGAACCACGGGTGGCCATGCTGAGTTTTTCAACCAAAGGTTCGGCAAAACATCCGTTTTGCGATAAAGTGATCAGCGCCACTAAAATTGCCCGCGAGATGGATCCCACACTTGAAATTGACGGTGAAATGCAATCCGATACGGCAATTGTTGAATCTGTTGGTATGCATAAAGCGCCGGGAAGTCATGTTGCCGGCAAAGCAAATGTGTTGATTTTCCCTGATCTGCAATCCGGAAACATTGCCTATAAACTTGTCCAGCGCCTGGCCGGTGCGGAAGCCATTGGCCCGGTATTGCAAGGGCTTGCAGCCCCTATCAACGACCTTAGCCGTGGCTGTTCGGTGAGCGATATTGTGAACCTAATTGCCATCACAGCCAACCAGGCAGCCGGCGTAAAATGA
- a CDS encoding 3-hydroxyacyl-CoA dehydrogenase family protein yields the protein MSDRLEDFSLSRTVNSKKTLQKVGIVGCGAMGQEIAILVSQSGIEVAFVDVSQERLEEVFNRLNRLLDARINKWGLTNTEKKLILSRIKGSVDYKSISDCDIVLETVNTKKKGTSLDLRQQIFKNIEEAVPIETVIASNTATLMISEIASVLKNPERAIGLHFFGSVNKVKIIETVRSVYTNDKTVELISKFGMMIGKKLVHVNESSGNVSTRMLVPIINEACEILMEGVATVSDIDEIMRETSGLQNGPFEMCDIIGLDKVLKWMENLYLEFGEQKYKPSPIIKRLVRANMVGRRTGEGFYKYIDDKKTSKKGPIHKLGREQ from the coding sequence ATGAGCGACAGATTAGAAGATTTCAGTTTGAGCAGAACTGTCAATTCAAAGAAAACTTTACAAAAAGTTGGTATTGTCGGCTGTGGCGCTATGGGCCAGGAAATTGCCATTCTTGTGAGCCAGTCAGGCATCGAAGTAGCCTTCGTGGATGTTAGCCAGGAAAGGCTGGAAGAGGTGTTTAACCGCCTGAACCGTTTGCTGGATGCACGTATCAACAAATGGGGCCTTACCAATACCGAAAAGAAACTTATTCTTTCCCGCATCAAGGGATCGGTGGATTATAAAAGCATCAGCGATTGTGATATAGTACTTGAGACTGTGAACACCAAAAAGAAAGGAACCAGTCTTGACCTGCGACAGCAGATATTCAAAAATATTGAAGAAGCTGTTCCCATTGAAACCGTGATCGCTTCAAATACTGCCACATTGATGATCAGCGAAATTGCCTCCGTGCTTAAGAATCCCGAAAGGGCAATTGGCCTGCACTTTTTTGGTTCGGTAAACAAGGTTAAGATTATTGAAACGGTTCGCAGCGTTTATACCAATGATAAAACCGTTGAGCTGATCAGCAAGTTTGGTATGATGATCGGGAAAAAGCTGGTTCATGTAAATGAGTCGTCAGGAAATGTAAGCACAAGGATGTTGGTTCCAATCATCAACGAGGCCTGCGAAATATTGATGGAAGGTGTTGCCACCGTAAGCGATATTGATGAAATCATGCGGGAAACTTCCGGATTACAGAATGGCCCTTTTGAAATGTGCGACATAATTGGCCTGGACAAAGTATTGAAATGGATGGAAAACCTTTACCTCGAATTTGGAGAGCAGAAGTACAAGCCATCGCCAATTATAAAACGCCTGGTCAGGGCAAACATGGTTGGACGCCGCACCGGCGAAGGGTTCTACAAATATATTGATGATAAAAAAACGAGTAAAAAAGGTCCGATCCATAAACTGGGCCGGGAACAATAA
- a CDS encoding acetate kinase: MKIIVLNCGSSSIKYQLFEMPSQEVLAKGLVDKIGLKGSLIKHQRNDGVETKLEGEILDHQTGIEYLLGVLVSEKFGSIKSINEINAVGHRVVHAGEMFGDSVAITPEVVAALEECIDLAPLHNPPNLEGIYSITRLLPDIQQVGVFDTAFHQTMPNYVYLYGIPYSLYDKYKIRRYGFHGTSHRYVSQRACEMLKVDFKTQKIITCHLGNGASIAAIKDGKSLDTSMGMTPLEGLIMGTRCGDLDVGAVLHIANKEEIDMATVNTLLNKHSGILGISGISSDMRDVEKAAEEGNHRASVALQMYQYRIKKYVGAYAAAMGGVDIIIFTGGVGENDYISRSVVMKDLEFMGVKFNEELNHKLKSKEVILSTPDSKVKVLVVPTNEELVIASDTYEIVTKKD, from the coding sequence ATGAAAATTATTGTATTGAATTGCGGAAGCTCCTCTATTAAATATCAACTGTTCGAAATGCCCTCGCAGGAAGTGCTTGCCAAAGGCCTGGTTGACAAGATCGGGCTTAAAGGCTCATTGATCAAACACCAGCGCAACGATGGTGTTGAAACCAAACTTGAAGGAGAAATACTGGATCACCAAACAGGCATTGAGTATCTGCTTGGCGTGCTTGTAAGCGAAAAATTCGGCTCAATCAAAAGTATAAATGAAATCAATGCTGTAGGCCACCGCGTGGTACACGCCGGCGAAATGTTCGGCGACAGCGTTGCCATCACTCCGGAGGTTGTAGCAGCCCTCGAAGAATGCATTGACCTCGCACCCTTGCACAATCCGCCAAACCTTGAAGGTATTTATTCCATTACCCGCCTTTTGCCTGATATTCAGCAGGTTGGCGTGTTTGACACCGCATTTCACCAAACCATGCCCAATTATGTTTACCTCTATGGTATTCCATATTCACTCTACGATAAGTATAAAATCCGCCGCTACGGCTTTCATGGCACGAGCCACCGTTATGTTTCACAGCGGGCCTGCGAAATGCTAAAGGTTGATTTTAAGACCCAAAAAATAATTACCTGCCATCTCGGCAACGGTGCTTCTATTGCAGCTATTAAGGATGGCAAATCGCTTGATACCAGCATGGGTATGACCCCGTTGGAAGGCTTGATCATGGGAACCCGCTGCGGCGATCTGGATGTTGGAGCGGTGCTTCATATTGCCAACAAAGAAGAAATTGACATGGCCACTGTGAACACCCTGCTTAACAAGCACAGTGGAATTCTGGGCATTTCGGGCATCTCGTCAGATATGCGCGATGTTGAAAAAGCTGCCGAAGAAGGAAATCACCGGGCAAGTGTTGCGTTGCAAATGTATCAATACCGCATTAAGAAATACGTTGGGGCTTATGCTGCTGCTATGGGCGGCGTTGACATTATTATCTTTACCGGTGGCGTTGGCGAAAACGATTATATTTCCCGCTCAGTGGTGATGAAGGATTTGGAATTCATGGGTGTGAAGTTCAATGAAGAGCTGAACCATAAGTTGAAGAGCAAGGAAGTAATCCTTTCAACTCCCGACTCAAAAGTGAAAGTGCTGGTGGTTCCAACCAATGAAGAACTTGTAATTGCCAGCGATACCTATGAGATTGTAACGAAAAAGGATTAA
- a CDS encoding YebC/PmpR family DNA-binding transcriptional regulator has protein sequence MSGHSKWSTIKRKKGAIDAKRSKIFSKIIKDINISVKESGPDPENNPRLRLAIANAKGANMPKDNVARAINKAADKDAAHFTETTYEGYAPNGIAVYVECTTDNVQRTVANVRSYFNKFGGSLGTNGSLSFLFDRKGVFTVAMGDINQDEFEMALIEAGAEDIELEEEFFTITTAMEDFGSMMKKLEELGIEPESASLQRVPKETTKLDIDSARKVMKLIDLFEDDDDVQDVYHNLEISEELMEEM, from the coding sequence ATGTCAGGACACAGTAAATGGTCAACCATTAAGAGGAAGAAGGGAGCGATAGATGCAAAGCGCTCAAAGATCTTTTCAAAGATCATCAAGGATATTAATATTTCTGTTAAAGAAAGTGGCCCTGACCCCGAAAACAACCCGCGGCTAAGGCTGGCCATAGCAAATGCCAAAGGAGCGAACATGCCCAAAGACAATGTGGCCAGGGCAATCAATAAAGCTGCTGATAAGGATGCGGCACACTTTACCGAAACCACTTATGAAGGCTACGCACCCAACGGTATTGCCGTTTACGTGGAATGTACTACCGATAATGTACAACGTACCGTTGCAAACGTAAGATCATACTTCAACAAATTTGGCGGAAGCCTGGGAACCAATGGTTCGCTCAGCTTTCTGTTCGACCGCAAAGGCGTGTTCACAGTTGCTATGGGCGATATCAACCAGGATGAATTTGAAATGGCTTTGATTGAAGCAGGCGCTGAAGATATTGAACTGGAGGAAGAATTCTTCACCATCACCACAGCGATGGAAGATTTTGGGTCAATGATGAAAAAGCTTGAAGAACTCGGAATAGAACCTGAAAGCGCTTCATTGCAACGCGTACCCAAAGAAACCACAAAACTTGATATTGACTCGGCACGTAAAGTGATGAAGCTCATTGATCTGTTCGAAGACGATGATGATGTGCAGGACGTATATCACAACCTCGAAATCAGCGAAGAGTTGATGGAGGAGATGTAG
- a CDS encoding DUF2807 domain-containing protein: protein MKTLSKQTVTTCLLLAALMLSFTVSAQRNVKGNKDVTTIEYIVDDFSAIDVGAAFKVTLTEADDPMVIIETDANLHDQISLRVKEGKLYIGSKGMTNPTKLDVHIYYTELVSVSVGGAASLEGSDPIETTEFVLDVSGAAKANLALDVEQLITNISGASKVTLAGTADTHITEVSGAASLQAVSLLTETTRARVSGAGKAKITATDKIDSDVSGAGRLEYYDGASMVSVGKEGQFSIEIDEDIHADSLGYIDVISSDGSDSVRIKVGNVEIEVYDGENTRVKVGSGQLEVDESGKVQIQKTKKKERFNGHWAGFNLGINGYMTPDNKLEVPQEYAFLDLRYEKSINVHLNLFEQNFNLIGNKLGLVTGLGFEWNNYRFDDKVKLDHTADVIAEIENPDKDYTKSKLNVRYLNIPLILEFQTNPKSNLNSFHIGAGVVGGLRVGSHSKNVYETNKKQKEKERDDFHLNPFKADATVRIGWGKLSLYGNYSLLTLFRENKGPELYPFSAGITLLSF, encoded by the coding sequence ATGAAAACACTATCAAAACAAACTGTAACAACGTGCTTACTGCTGGCAGCGTTAATGCTTTCGTTCACTGTAAGTGCACAACGAAACGTAAAGGGAAACAAAGATGTAACAACAATCGAATACATTGTTGATGATTTTTCAGCCATTGATGTAGGCGCTGCATTTAAAGTTACCCTCACCGAAGCAGATGACCCTATGGTTATTATAGAAACAGATGCCAATCTGCACGATCAGATCTCATTGCGTGTAAAGGAAGGCAAACTGTATATCGGTTCGAAAGGGATGACCAACCCCACTAAACTAGATGTACATATTTATTACACTGAACTGGTATCAGTATCTGTAGGTGGAGCGGCTTCACTTGAAGGTTCTGACCCTATCGAAACCACTGAGTTTGTATTGGATGTATCCGGAGCGGCCAAAGCCAATCTTGCTTTGGATGTTGAACAACTTATAACAAATATCTCAGGCGCTTCGAAAGTAACCCTCGCAGGCACCGCCGACACACACATCACTGAAGTTAGTGGCGCAGCAAGCCTTCAGGCTGTCAGTTTGCTTACTGAAACTACCAGGGCCCGTGTAAGTGGCGCCGGCAAAGCAAAAATCACCGCAACTGATAAAATTGACTCAGATGTAAGCGGGGCAGGACGGTTGGAATATTACGACGGCGCATCAATGGTGAGCGTTGGAAAAGAGGGGCAGTTCAGTATTGAAATAGATGAAGACATTCATGCGGATTCACTTGGTTACATTGACGTAATTTCCTCTGATGGCAGCGATTCGGTTCGCATTAAGGTAGGAAACGTTGAAATTGAAGTGTATGATGGTGAAAATACCAGGGTAAAGGTTGGCTCAGGTCAACTTGAAGTAGATGAATCAGGAAAGGTTCAGATTCAGAAGACAAAGAAAAAAGAGCGATTCAACGGTCACTGGGCAGGATTTAACCTCGGAATAAACGGATACATGACCCCTGACAACAAGCTGGAAGTACCCCAGGAGTATGCTTTTCTCGACCTGCGCTATGAGAAATCCATCAATGTACACCTCAACCTGTTTGAGCAAAATTTTAACCTGATCGGCAATAAACTAGGCCTGGTTACCGGACTTGGTTTTGAATGGAACAATTACAGGTTTGATGACAAGGTGAAGCTCGATCATACGGCTGATGTTATTGCTGAGATTGAAAATCCAGACAAGGATTACACCAAGAGCAAACTGAATGTCAGATATCTGAATATCCCGCTGATCCTTGAATTCCAGACAAACCCCAAAAGCAACCTGAACAGTTTCCACATCGGGGCTGGCGTTGTTGGAGGACTCAGGGTAGGTTCGCACTCTAAAAACGTGTATGAAACCAATAAAAAACAGAAAGAAAAAGAACGCGACGATTTTCATCTGAACCCATTTAAAGCCGACGCAACCGTAAGAATTGGCTGGGGAAAACTGAGCCTTTACGGAAATTATTCATTGCTGACTTTATTCCGCGAAAACAAAGGGCCTGAATTATATCCCTTTTCCGCCGGTATCACCTTGCTATCGTTTTAA